One region of Populus trichocarpa isolate Nisqually-1 chromosome 4, P.trichocarpa_v4.1, whole genome shotgun sequence genomic DNA includes:
- the LOC18098052 gene encoding T-complex protein 1 subunit eta, translating into MAAMMQPQIILLKEGTDTSQGKAQLVSNINACTAVADVVRTTLGPRGMDKLIHDDKGNVTISNDGATIMKLLDIIHPASKILVDIAKSQDSEVGDGTTTVVLLAGEFLKEAKPFVEEGVHPQNLIRSYRTACNLAIEKVKELAVSIEGKSLEEKKSLLAKCAATTLSSKLIGGEKEFFASMVVDAVIAIGNDDRLNMIGIKKVPGGTMRDSFLVNGVAFKKTFSYAGFEQQPKKFVNPKMLLLNIELELKSEKENAEIRLSDPSQYQSIVDAEWNIIYDKLDKCVQSGAKVVLSRLAIGDLATQYFADRDIFCAGRVSEEDLQRVSAASGGTVQTTVNNIIDEVLGTCEIFEEKQVGNERFNIFSGCPSGRTATIVLRGGADQFIEEAERSLHDAIMIVRRAMKNSTVVAGGGAIDMEISRYLRQHARTIAGKSQLFINSYAKALEVIPRQLCDNAGFDATDVLNKLRQKHALPSGEGAPYGVDINTGGIADSFSNFVWEPSVVKINAINAATEAACLILSVDETVKNPKSESAQGEAAAGAMGGRGGGGFRGRGRGMRRR; encoded by the exons ATGGCAGCCATGATG CAACCGCAGATCATACTGCTGAAAGAAGGAACCGACACGTCGCAAGGGAAAGCGCAGTTAGTAAGCAACATAAACGCGTGCACGGCGGTGGCGGATGTAGTGAGGACGACGTTAGGACCTCGTGGTATGGATAAATTGATCCACGACGATAAAGGAAATGTCACCATTTCTAATGACGGCGCCACGATTATGAAATTGCTCGACATTATTCATCCTGCCTCTAAGATCCTCGTTGATATCGCCAAGTCTCAGGACTCTGAG GTTGGCGATGGAACAACTACTGTAGTTCTACTTGCAGGGGAGTTTTTGAAAGAGGCTAAACCTTTTGTAGAGGAAGGAGTCCACCCACAAAACTTAATACGTAGTTATAGAACTGCATGCAATTTG GCAATTGAGAAGGTCAAAGAACTAGCTGTTAGCATAGAGGGTAAAAGtctagaggaaaagaaaagtttatTGGCTAAATGTGCTGCTACAACACTATCATCAAAACTTATTGGTGGTGAGAAGGAGTTCTTTGCATCAATGGTCGTGGATGCTGTGATTGCAATTGGGAATGATGACAGGCTAAATATGATTGGAATAAAGAAG GTTCCAGGTGGTACTATGCGAGATTCATTTCTGGTTAATGGTGTTGCCTTTAAAAAGACGTTTTCTTATGCGGGGTTTGAACAACAACCAAAGAAGTTTGTGAATCCCAAGATGCTCTTACTCAACATTGAGTTGGAGCTGAAATCTGAGAAAGAAAATGCTGAGATAAG GCTGTCAGATCCATCTCAGTACCAGTCCATTGTTGATGCGGAATGGAATATCATTTATGACAAGTTGGATAAATGTGTGCAAAGTGGGGCAAAAGTGGTTCTTTCACGCCTTGCAATCGGTGATCTGGCAACACAG TATTTTGCTGATCGAGATATATTCTGTGCTGGTCGTGTAAGTGAAGAAGATCTGCAAAGAGTTTCTGCGGCATCTGGTGGAACTGTACAGACAACTGTCAACAACATAATTGATGAG GTTCTTGGGACTTGTGAGATTTTTGAGGAAAAGCAAGTTGGAAATGAGAGGTTTAATATTTTCAGCGGATGCCCTTCTGGAAGGACAGCCACCATTGTTCTTCGTGGTGGAGCTGACCAG TTCATTGAGGAGGCTGAACGGAGTTTACATGACGCAATCATGATAGTCAGAAGAGCTATGAAGAACTCAACTGTTGTTGCTGGTGGTGGTGCTATAGAT ATGGAAATAAGTCGGTACTTGAGGCAGCATGCTCGCACTATAGCTGGGAAGTCTCAACTGTTTATCAACTCTTATGCAAAAGCCCTTGAG GTTATCCCACGACAACTATGTGATAATGCCGGGTTTGATGCAACTGATGTGCTGAACAAACTAAGGCAGAAACATGCACTTCCATCTG GTGAGGGTGCACCGTATGGAGTGGATATCAACACCGGTGGAATTGCAGATTCATTTTCAAACTTTGTTTGGGAGCCTTCAGTTGTGAAG ATCAATGCTATAAATGCTGCTACGGAGGCTGCTTGTCTTATTTTAAGTGTGGATGAGACAGTAAAGAATCCCAAG TCTGAAAGCGCTCAGGGAGAAGCTGCTGCAGGTGCTATGGGTGGACGTGGGGGAGGTGGTTTCCGTGGCCGTGGACGGGGGATGCGAAGACGATGA
- the LOC18098053 gene encoding probable apyrase 6 gives MGSPACTSLSSTLTFSPQQIPPTNVTKKETTSLPLFSPFQAPEHKGVMDFSALQARPSTAAYFPLHRTQLHPRMHSFSSPYPPQQQSTKSQKTHKLLALLATLLTIPFLFYLFSTARKIHHSSKFSNPNTRSFSVVIDSGRAGCRVRVYQLLGEGNLGFSNGQLPLVTGSMKVRPGLAGFAEDPDNAGGLIEGLVEFAKKRVPRRDWGNAGVQLMVRGEEMVGLEGKLKERILEVCRKVLRGSGLAFKDEWARVIEEEERGVYSWVAVNYVHGTMGSEPHKTTGMVELGGNSLQITFASREAAQVQSSRRIKLAGVAYNLQAQSLPKFGQDTAWESLHEWHSSRDMSSSSVYRDGFVGNPCIPKGYEVAYNISDPKLLLSHGAGNFTACRLEVLALLKSRQEKCLRPPCNIVSPFFMELQSKPVSQNNVFYASEFFGLVPRVSLFELEAAGKHYCEDDWDKLKDQHHSIDDLDLLRYCFSSAYTVALLHDSLGVSMNDKRIGFANNTESVPFDWTLGALIFQSMLEPLESEINNLDEIVGDESVTYFSLFAVLLIALLAAFFVLQLRKPQLKTIYDLEKGRYIVTRVPR, from the exons ATGGGCAGTCCTGCATGCACTTCCCTTAGCTCAACCCTCACTTTCTCGCCCCAACAAATCCCACCAAcaaatgtaacaaaaaaagaaaccacAAGTCTCCCTCTATTCTCTCCTTTCCAAGCCCCGGAACACAAAGGTGTCATGGATTTCTCAGCCCTTCAGGCCAGACCTTCCACAGCGGCCTACTTCCCACTCCACCGGACCCAATTACACCCACGCATGCACTCTTTCTCTTCGCCCTACCCACCACAGCAACAAAGCACCAAATCCCAAAAAACCCACAAATTGTTAGCCCTTTTAGCCACCCTTTTGACCATCCCTTtccttttttaccttttttctaCTGCCCGAAAGATCCACCATTCCTCCAAATTTTCCAACCCTAATACCCGTTCTTTTAGTGTTGTTATTGATTCGGGCCGGGCCGGGTGTAGAGTGCGGGTCTATCAGTTGTTGGGGGAGGGGAATTTAGGTTTTAGTAATGGGCAGTTGCCATTGGTTACTGGGTCAATGAAGGTGAGGCCTGGATTGGCTGGGTTTGCGGAGGACCCGGATAATGCGGGTGGGTTGATTGAGGGCTTGGTTGAGTTTGCAAAAAAGAGAGTTCCGAGGAGGGACTGGGGGAATGCCGGGGTGCAGTTGATGGTTAGGGGTGAGGAAATGGTGGGGTTGGAAGGGAAGTTGAAAGAGAGGATTCTGGAGGTGTGTAGGAAGGTTTTGAGAGGGTCTGGGCTTGCATTTAAGGACGAATGGGCGCGTGTTATTGAAG aagaagaaaggggTGTTTATTCCTGGGTTGCTGTTAACTATGTTCATGGAACCATGGGAAGTGAACCTCACAAAACTACTGGGATGGTTGAGCTTGGTGGCAATTCTTTGCAG ATTACATTTGCCTCAAGAGAAGCAGCACAAGTGCAATCTTCACGAAGGATAAAACTGGCTGGAGTTGCTTACAACCTTCAGGCACAAAGCTTACCAAAATTTGGCCAG GACACAGCATGGGAATCACTGCATGAATGGCACAGCTCAAGAGATATGAGCTCAT CGTCGGTTTATAGGGATGGATTTGTTGGTAACCCTTGCATTCCCAAAGGATATGAGGTGGCATATAATATAAGTGACCCAAAGCTTCTGCTGTCTCATGGAGCTGGAAACTTTACTGCATGCAGGCTTGAAGTTTTGGCATTGTTGAAGAGCAGACAAG AGAAATGCTTGCGTCCTCCTTGTAACATTGTCTCCCCTTTTTTCATGGAGCTACAAAGCAAGCCTGTTTCTCAAAACAACGTGTTCTATGCTTCCGAG TTTTTTGGACTGGTTCCTAGGGTTTCTTTGTTTGAACTAGAGGCAGCTGGGAAACACTACTGTGAAGATGACTGGGATAAACTGAAAGATCAGCATCATAGCATCGATGATTTGGATCTGTTGAGATATTGTTTCTCTTCTGCCTACACAGTAGCTCTGCTGCACGACAGCCTTGGAGTATCAATGAATGATAAAAG gattGGATTTGCAAATAATACTGAAAGTGTTCCTTTTGACTGGACTCTTGGTGCTTTAATCTTTCAATCAATGCTGGAGCCCCTTGAATCGGAAATCAATAACCTTGATGAGATTGTTGGAGATGAGTCAGTGACGTATTTCTCATTATTTGCTGTTCTTTTAATAGCTTTGCTCGCAGCATTTTTTGTATTACAATTGCGAAAACCACAGTTGAAAACAATATATGATCTAGAAAAGGGCCGATATATAGTAACTCGTGTGCCCAGATAA